One Chlamydiales bacterium STE3 genomic window carries:
- a CDS encoding putative DNA ligase (Product derived from UniProtKB/Swiss-Prot:Q1II25;Gene name derived from UniProtKB/Swiss-Prot:Q1II25;EC number derived from UniProtKB/Swiss-Prot:Q1II25) produces the protein MTMHSLFTLIEDLDATTSTNEKIHKLSAYFKNCPPADGAWALFFLSGKRFKRFISSSKLKLWCQEEINIPSWLFNECISRVGDSAESISLLLPQENSKNRREESLAEWLEKHILPLRALPEEEQKKSILETWRTQTSFEKFVTNKILSGTFRIGVSFLLTIKGLSKAFDLPETLLNLRLTGNWEPSLTFFQNLTTNEIKDDPLHLRPYPFYLASPLDKSLEKLGSPDEWVAEWKWDGIRAQLLNQEGHPAIWSRGNELITHSFPELFNEQVAKASFILDGEILVLENERPRPFADLQKRLGRKKITASLIEQYPVFFMIYDILQWLGNDVRSLPYLERRLLLKEHESFFLGMPFWRISPMLHFQEWEEVKALREKANETKTEGLILKKKDSPYGVGRKRGSWWKFKIDSMTIDAVLIYAQPGSGYRSGLYTDYTFGVWNEGNELVPIAKAYSGLTQEEILAVDKWIRANTLEKFGPVRKVKPELVFEIAFENIQLSKRHKAGLALRFPRIKRWRHDKTPTMADPLEALHHLLKVKYL, from the coding sequence TTGACCATGCATTCACTCTTCACTCTTATCGAAGATTTGGATGCGACAACCTCTACCAATGAAAAAATTCATAAGCTCTCTGCCTATTTTAAAAATTGCCCTCCCGCTGATGGCGCTTGGGCCTTATTTTTTTTATCTGGCAAACGTTTTAAACGCTTTATCAGCTCATCCAAGCTTAAACTGTGGTGCCAAGAAGAAATCAACATTCCAAGTTGGCTATTTAACGAATGCATAAGCCGCGTTGGGGATTCTGCAGAGTCGATTTCTTTGCTACTTCCTCAGGAGAATAGCAAAAATAGAAGAGAGGAATCATTGGCAGAATGGCTAGAAAAACATATTCTCCCTCTCAGAGCCTTACCAGAAGAAGAGCAAAAAAAAAGTATCTTAGAGACTTGGCGAACCCAAACGAGTTTTGAAAAATTTGTCACCAACAAGATTCTTTCTGGAACCTTTAGGATCGGGGTTTCTTTTTTGCTTACTATTAAAGGATTGAGTAAAGCGTTTGACCTTCCTGAAACTCTTTTAAATCTCCGTCTCACAGGGAATTGGGAGCCCTCTTTAACCTTTTTTCAAAATTTAACCACCAATGAAATTAAAGACGATCCTCTCCACTTAAGACCCTATCCCTTTTATTTGGCATCTCCTTTAGATAAGTCTTTAGAAAAATTAGGTTCGCCTGATGAATGGGTGGCAGAATGGAAATGGGATGGGATAAGGGCGCAATTGCTAAATCAAGAGGGCCATCCGGCAATATGGTCTAGGGGCAATGAGCTTATCACACATAGCTTTCCTGAATTATTCAATGAACAAGTAGCTAAGGCCTCTTTTATCTTAGATGGGGAAATTTTAGTTCTTGAAAATGAGAGGCCGCGACCCTTTGCCGATCTTCAAAAACGATTGGGACGCAAGAAAATTACAGCGTCTTTAATTGAGCAATATCCCGTCTTTTTTATGATTTACGATATTTTGCAATGGCTAGGCAACGATGTGAGATCACTGCCTTATTTAGAAAGAAGGCTATTACTTAAAGAACATGAGTCCTTCTTTTTAGGAATGCCTTTTTGGCGCATCTCCCCTATGCTCCACTTTCAAGAGTGGGAGGAAGTAAAAGCATTGCGGGAAAAAGCGAATGAAACCAAAACAGAAGGCCTCATTTTGAAGAAGAAAGATTCCCCATACGGAGTCGGCCGCAAAAGAGGCAGTTGGTGGAAATTTAAAATCGATAGTATGACAATTGATGCCGTTTTAATTTACGCGCAACCTGGTTCAGGCTATAGATCTGGATTATACACGGACTACACTTTCGGGGTGTGGAATGAAGGAAATGAGCTTGTTCCAATTGCTAAGGCCTATTCTGGATTAACGCAAGAAGAAATCCTAGCTGTCGACAAATGGATACGAGCAAATACTCTCGAAAAATTTGGCCCGGTGCGCAAGGTAAAACCTGAACTCGTTTTTGAAATCGCCTTTGAAAATATCCAGCTCTCTAAAAGACATAAGGCAGGATTAGCATTAAGATTTCCGCGGATTAAACGCTGGAGGCACGATAAAACCCCTACAATGGCAGACCCTCTAGAAGCCCTCCACCACCTTCTGAAAGTTAAATACTTATGA